AAGTCACCGAGCAGTCGATGGTGCCCGACGACTCGCTCAGCATCCGCGAACGCGCGATCGCAGCGTGGCCGCCTGCATGGCACGGGCAGAACCTGCGCGACATCCTCGTGACGCTGGGCTACGACGTCGACAAGCCCTGGCGCGACCTGTCCAGGAAGGACCGCGACTGGATCCTCTTCACCGAAGAGCAGCCCACCGTGCCGGTGTACGCCGGCTTCACGCCAGCCGAGACACGCGCTGCGCTGCGCCGCAAGATGGAGCCCAGCTACCAGGGCACGTTCACGGGCGCCAGGAAGTACGTGCTGCACACCTTCGCCACCACGCAGAGTCCCATGATGAAGAAGCGCGTGTCGCGCTTCATGGTGGGAGCCGTGTGCCCGGCCTGCCACGGCAAGCGGCTCAAGCGCGAGGCGCTGTCGGTCACCTTCGCCGGCTACGACATCGGCGAGATCTCGCACATGCCGCTCGCGCAGCTCGCGCAGGTGCTGGCGCCCGCCGCCGAAGGAAAGCTGCTCGCGGAGGAAGGTCGCGCGACCCTGAGCCGGGCGGCCTCGCGCAAGGACACCGAGCGCCGTATCGCAGCGGGCGGTTCCGCGCATCAGGGCGCACCTGACGTGCGCCGCACGCCCAATCTGTCCGAGGAAAAGCGGATCGCGGCGCAACGCATCGCCCACGACGTCGTCGAGCGGGTGGACACGCTGACCGCGCTGGGGCTCGGCTACCTGTCCCTGGACCGCAGCACGCCCACCCTTTCGCCCGGCGAATTGCAGCGGCTGCGCCTCGCGACCCAGATCCGCTCGAACCTTTTCGGCGTCGTGTACGTGCTGGACGAGCCATCGGCCGGGTTGCATCCGGCCGACGGAGAAGCGCTGCGGGTGGCGCTCGATCATCTGAAGCACTCGGGCAATTCGATCTTCGTCGTCGAGCATGACCTCGAAGTGATGCGCCATGCAGACTGGATCGTCGACGTCGGTCCCGACGCGGGCGAGCAAGGCGGGCATGTGCTCTACAGCGGCCCGCCCGACGGACTTCGCGACGTGGAAGCCTCCCGAACCGCACGCTATCTGTTCGCCCCGACGGCACGCCGCAAGGACCCGCCGCGCTCGCCGGCCGGCTGGCTGAAGCTCGCGGGCGTCAGCCGCAACAACCTCCGCGGCGTCGATGCGCAATTCCCGCTGGGCGTGCTCACCGCGGTCACGGGCGTGTCCGGCTCGGGCAAGTCGAGCCTCGCGAGCCAGGCCCTCGTCGAGCTGGTGGCGGCGCAACTCGGACACGACGCGCCACCACCGGAGGACGAGGTCGACGAGCTCGAGGGCGCGACGCCCGGCACGACCGCGGGCCACATTGCGGGAGGCATGGAGGCGGTCAAGCGGCTGGTTCAGGTGGACCAGAAACCGATCGGCCGCACGCCGCGCTCCAACCTCGCCACCTATACCGGGCTCTTCGATCACGTGCGCAAGCTGTTCGCCTCGACCAAGGCAGCGCGCTCGCACCGCTACGACGCGGGGCGGTTCTCGTTCAACGTGGCCAAGGGCCGTTGCGAGACCTGCGAAGGCGAAGGCTTCGTGAGCGTGGAGCTGCTCTTCATGCCCAGCGTCTATGCACCCTGCCCGACCTGCCACGGTGCGCGCTACAACGAGCAGACGTTGCGGATCACCTGGCGCGACAAGAACATCGCCGAGTTGCTCGGCATGACGGTGAACGAAGCCTTCGATTTCTTTGCCGGCGAGGCCGCCGTCCAGCGGCCGCTCAAGCTGCTTCAGGAGATCGGACTCGGTTATCTGCGGCTCGGGCAACCTGCCACCGAGCTGTCGGGCGGTGAGGCGCAGCGCATCAAGCTCGCCACCGAGCTGCAGCGCATGCAGCGCGGCAGCACGCTCTATGTGCTCGACGAGCCGACCACCGGCCTGCATGCGGCGGACGTCGACAAGCTGATGGCGCAGCTGCAGGGCCTCGTCGACGCGGGCAACACGGTGGTCGTGGTCGAGCACGAGATGCGCGTGGTGGCCGAGAGTGACTGGGTCATCGACATGGGCCCCGACGCGGGCGACGAAGGGGGCCGCGTGGTGGCAGCCGGTACGCCCGCCGACGTCGCGCGGGCCCAGGGCATCCGGACAGCGCCCTATCTGGCGCACGTGCTCCAGGCTGCCGGCACGTGAGCCCCGAACAGGCACGACGGCCTTTGCGCAAGCTTCGGGAAGGCCCGGTGCCGCCGCCATTCGACGATCAGTGGGTCAGTTGATATTCACCTCCCATGCCGCGATAGATCAGTCCCAACGACGGCTGTTAGGCGGCGACATCGGCGACGCAATGGTCCGCAACCGGTCGGAAGGTCGAGTTCGCCTCGTGCGCTACCTGCCGTTCGCACGAGCAGGTCTCCGCTCCCTTGAGGGCCTGGTTCAGAAGTACAGCGGTCGTTGCCGCCGCCGACCACGCCGGCCTTCGAAAGGTCGCTGATGACAGCCGCTGTCGTTCGGGTGCCGACGTCGAGTGTCCGGGTCCAGTCTCGAATCGACGGTCCACGCGAGCCTCGATGGGCAGCAGGCCAGCGGCGCAGCGGGTGCCGTCGGTGATGGCCGCCTTCTCAACTCACGGTCTCGCCATATCGCGGTCATCCAATCGAGTCAGGCCGCCCGGCACTCAGGCAGGGACGGCCGATCGTCCGGAGGATCAGATCTCCATCTGTTCGGAGATCTCGAGGGCGTCATCGATCTCGATGTGGAGGGACCTCGCGGTCGACTCCGGCTTGGAGTGCCGAAGGAGCAGCTGTACCGCTCACACGTTCTTGATGAGGCGTCACCTTCATTCTTCGCATCCAGATGTCCCTGTCTAGGACTGCGCGCACTTCTGCCGACTTACTTGCTGAAGCTGCCGATGCCAAAGCGGCAGGGATTCGCGCTGCATGCGACCATCGTCACTCGCAGAACATACGTCCCGCCGCGGCTAGGTGAAACTGCGACCATCGGGTGGTCGTCCTCCAAATTGTCCTCGTCGGTCACGTGCCCGTTGGGCGATCGGAGAGACA
The Piscinibacter sp. XHJ-5 DNA segment above includes these coding regions:
- a CDS encoding excinuclease ABC subunit UvrA, with amino-acid sequence MYEAPQDHAVTGFVRVRGAREHNLKNVDVDIPRDALVVFSGVSGSGKSSLAFGTLYAEAQRRYFESVAPYARRLIDQVGVPEVDSIDGLPPAVALQQQRQTPSTRSSVGSVTTIANLLRMLYSRAGNYPPRQPMLYAEDFSPNTPQGACPACHGLGRVYEVTEQSMVPDDSLSIRERAIAAWPPAWHGQNLRDILVTLGYDVDKPWRDLSRKDRDWILFTEEQPTVPVYAGFTPAETRAALRRKMEPSYQGTFTGARKYVLHTFATTQSPMMKKRVSRFMVGAVCPACHGKRLKREALSVTFAGYDIGEISHMPLAQLAQVLAPAAEGKLLAEEGRATLSRAASRKDTERRIAAGGSAHQGAPDVRRTPNLSEEKRIAAQRIAHDVVERVDTLTALGLGYLSLDRSTPTLSPGELQRLRLATQIRSNLFGVVYVLDEPSAGLHPADGEALRVALDHLKHSGNSIFVVEHDLEVMRHADWIVDVGPDAGEQGGHVLYSGPPDGLRDVEASRTARYLFAPTARRKDPPRSPAGWLKLAGVSRNNLRGVDAQFPLGVLTAVTGVSGSGKSSLASQALVELVAAQLGHDAPPPEDEVDELEGATPGTTAGHIAGGMEAVKRLVQVDQKPIGRTPRSNLATYTGLFDHVRKLFASTKAARSHRYDAGRFSFNVAKGRCETCEGEGFVSVELLFMPSVYAPCPTCHGARYNEQTLRITWRDKNIAELLGMTVNEAFDFFAGEAAVQRPLKLLQEIGLGYLRLGQPATELSGGEAQRIKLATELQRMQRGSTLYVLDEPTTGLHAADVDKLMAQLQGLVDAGNTVVVVEHEMRVVAESDWVIDMGPDAGDEGGRVVAAGTPADVARAQGIRTAPYLAHVLQAAGT